AATAGAGGATAAATTGCAAAACTTGTCATTGTCTTCTTTTTCCAACTCAATCTACTATTTACTATATCATATGAAAACATCTACCTGTAAAAGTTGCCTCCAATACTATGTTCAACGAAATTTGTATTAActattatacttcctccgtttcataacgtaagtcattctagcattgcccatattcatataaatgttaatgaatatatatatatatatatatgtgtgtgtgtctagattcattaacattcatatgaatatggacaatgctagaatgacttacattatgaaacggagggagtaccaaattAATAACCGGTACAGAGATAGAAGGTCCATTTTGAGGTGCTTTTGAATGGACTGGTTGGGTCAATTTTGAGAGCAtggaaattatatattttttaagaaaaatctgAAGAGGCCAATAATCAAATAGACAAACACATGTGCCCTGGCTGCGAATGGCGATCAGTTGCACTTCTCGAGCTTGATCAAATCAGAGGATGCGACCATATCattggaaagaaaagaaatgattttgtgttgaaaaattaTCAAAACATGGAGTGCACCAGCTTTCAAATCAGGGCAAACAGACAGTGTCCTGAAAATCCATTGAAGAAGAACTTGCTGTCAGCAGTTCTGAAAATGCTGAATACTTCCGATGAGCCAATTGCATGGCTACCTGAAGATGAAGTTTAAAtatttcacgcaaaacgaggtagtaataacatgtgattaattgagttttaattattacaaacttgaaaaatggattaatctaatattttagaacaacttttatatagaaagttttcgtacgaaacacaccgtttagcagtttgaaaagcgcgcCATGAAAATCTTCATTTTCATCCAGCCCAGTTGGAGAATCGAAAGCGACAGCTACTGAATAAAAATTGAAAGAGGAGAAATATGTTACCTATTGTGAGATGTGACAGTAACTCTGCCGTCCAGCGTTGGCGCCGATTCACTGATGACACAGCGATTGTTCCGATTGACGATGAGTTGATTTGAGGCAAAGCACCTGCACCTACCGCGGAAGCTCTGGAACTGATCACTTACAACATCGATGAAGGTAAATTAAAGCGGAGCTTCAGCTGCCACATGCGGTTCATCCTTCATAAGCATATTTCGATGAACACCAGGAGGATGAATATCTCGACGTTCCTAGTAGATGAATATATAAAGGCATGAAGActgtttagagcaagtttaatagtataaccaaCTACTAACTTTAAATTATCTATAGTTAATTTAACAGCCaactcatacaatagttacatactacactattaatacctggtcccatttgtcatacacacattacgtcttggagtccgtgctatagctggctacaaatctatagcccgctgctcttctctcttctattttatctccttaaaatatgtttatagccgacttatagcctgctattatactccatccattctaaaatataaggcataaccacccctaatccaaagaccaagaatataattattattatcttgtaatttggatcatcctaataaatacaatgcatgcatctaaTAGAATAAGAGAACATaagagtggaggatttaaaaaagtaataatttaatagagAAGGGGTCATAATTAATtccctacatgcatgcatgtcttatattatggagcaTTAAGAAaatggttgtgtcttatattatggaatggagggagtacctgcTTACTTCACTCATCAATCAAGTTAAAATAGCGTCAACCgtttatttttctttgagaTGTGTGTTGCTTAGTGGGATTAAATGGTTGagcttctttatttttttcgtgGAGATGAAACGGTTGAGCTTTAGTGGGCTCCTAGGCGTTACCACATTAATTAGTGGGTCGTTCACTTTGATTTGTGGTGCCATGCGTTGAGATAGGAGAACATTCACCTGTAGAGTACATCTATGTTCTGCAGAGTAACAAACGCTCATCTGTAATATGATGGCTGGGATTAATATAGGTGACGTGGCTCACTCATATCACAGGAAATTAGTTTCAATTGTAGGGGATGACTTGTATAGGCATATAGGATCCGATGGTTAAATTGCCACCATAATTGTTTTTGCAACTACGTGATATGAAAATAGCACGAATCTTAATGTATATCCTATGgccaaaaaaaattgactaacttttaacaaaaaaaaatggtgacaTATTTATAGCAAATCCGCTGGTTAAattaatgagtaaatttcacaaaactacacgttttgtggtccaagttgcagaaaatcacacacactttgacacttggcacttaagtacatatattttggttgtgtagtttcacaaaaccacactatcgatgaatggattcacccgcGAGATGACGTGGCTATTTCATCTAGGACGAGGATATGGCATCCTATTACCAGccatcgcacgaaattaataggatgTCACGTCCTCATCCTAGATGGAACAACCATGTTATCTcacgggtgaatccattcatcgatagtgtggttttgtaaaactaaactaccaaaatatatgtacttaaatgCTAAGTGTCAAAATATGTGTGGTTTTCTACAATTTGaaccataaaacatgtagttttgtaaaatttactctaaattaaTTTAACCAACGGATTTTCTATAAATAtgtcaccattttttttaaaagttagtCAATTTGCCACCATAATTATTTTTGCAGCTACGTGATATGAAAAGCTATGAGTAAACTCTACTGCTCCCTCCATTTTCTTTCTGTTTCTGTTGGTCGGTTTTACTATTTCACTTACGATAGATTTTTGGGCTcttatcttttaatttttcgtCCGTAGGATCTTGCATTAAAATTCGTGTTCCTATATATCCAACTTACAGTTGCACTCAATTACAGAGCATTTACACTCAGTTACAATGTACTTACATTCAGTTACATAGCACTTACACATAATGCATCAAAATTAGATTTcactacagttttttttttctagatttagTATTTTTTCTAGATTCTGGGTTTTGCATTCTTCTTCTTGATTGGTAAGTTTGCTTGGTGCCATTTTTTTCTTTGgccttttcattttcatttcatTTGTCCATTTTAGGTTCATCTACTTTTCTATTTTGTTCTTGAATAGAACAACAAGTATCAGGCTATAATCCAATGCCTTAACAAAGTGTTAAGCTTGAGCCTGTAGATAAAAAGGAGCCTTGCACAAGACAAGGAAAGAACAAATGATACTATAGCAGTTTGCTAAAATAGACAAGGGCCACAATTGTTTACTTGTTTACTTATAAACAGGGCCGGCCCAACAAAACACAGCCTAAAATGTGAACCAAGATTTTGGAATTGAACGGGCTAAGGGTGCCACTACATGCCTGCATTCATACATTCACGGGAGAAGATCGCACCGTTGAAAATTTGAtcgaaacaaaataaaaaaaattccggcGAGATGCAAGTTCTCCAATATTTTGTGTGATGCGGGGCGCTTGCCTCACAACGAACGATTTGCAGCGCTGAGGTTGGCACCTAGCCCccggattgagatcctctacaGTCAAATGCACGATACTTttgtcacttacatgtgggcctagGGATCATCAGGCTCATATGTTAGTGACAAAGTCACGTGACTTCGACTGCAGAGGATCCTGATCCCTAGCCCCCCGATGTCATCTTTCTGCCAACGATGTACCCACATCTTCTAAGCTTGCGTCTTCTCACAACAAGTGTGGGATTGAGTCCGGATGCACCTAAGGACTCGCATGCGCAACTCCGACATCTGGCTTCGCTACCTGGTGGTGTGTGGCTCGCAAGATGGTGACAAAGCATGACAGGAAAACTTTTGATGTGGGAGCGCAACGCCCGTATTTTCGAATGGAAGGCAGCATCCGTCATGCAAGTGTGCACAACCATCAAAGAGGAACGAAAGACTAGAAAGTCGGCGGGGTTGCGAAGTGCGCTGTGAGTAATTCACCGAGTTTTCTGTTCCTATAGTTCAgcccctaagagcaagtttaatagtatagcccactactaactccaattcatctataaccaatctaatagccaattcatatatacaatagttgcttactatactattaatatatagtcccacctgtcatacacacactgcgtcttggagtccgtgctgcagctgggtacagatctgtagcccgctgctcttctctctcatattttatctcattaaaatatatttatagctggctaatagcagggcctgctattgtacctgctctaaggcaTTAGTGGGCAACGGGGCTTCTTCACCCTGGCTTGAGTGTGTGTTGGCCTGTTGTAAACTATCTCCTCTTGCTTAATAAAAGTTTGGCCGGTGTATTCCTCGgcctagagaaaaaaaaaggaattggcATCACTTCAGCATGCCAATTGTTGCAATATATTCCCAAGATTATCTGAATTATCCGAGCAAAGATTCAAACCCATGCCACTTTCCCACTCATTTGGAGCATTCAGGGTGATATTTTGCAAACAAACAATCAGAATTAGCGAGCAAAAGTTAAACCAACACAAGAACAACTGAACAACATTATCATGCACTATGCACTAGAACATGTTTTGGATGCTGCAACTAATATCATTTCCATTTTGCTTTGTAGATCGGAGAGAGCCGCTGCACCTGCAAGCATCATGGCAACAACAATGGACATAATGCACACATCACACTTCTTGAGTGACTCTTCAAACTATAATGAAATTGTGAAGGTCACATCTCCTATATGGAAGCTGCACAGTTCTAGCATGATTTCAACTAATTGCTTGTAAGAAGATTATATATAGAAAGAGAGTGCTATTTCTGGGAGATGGGCTTGACGTTCATATTTCTATCTACAGCTGTTTCAGGGTATGGGATATTTGTGGGAAACAAATCTACTGGTAAGAATCTGTCAATCAGCCCATTTTACTTATTTTTCCTATGAATTATCATAgtataaaatagaaattcattcatatttttaaatctaattTATGTTGTTTGTGTTTTAGGCTGTCAGAGGAGTAGTGATGTCGACATTAGCTTCTTCATCTTAGTTTCAATCGATGAGTGGGTACAAGACCACAATTGGCTCCTTTCTTCATCTTAGTTCTAATCGATGAGTGAGAGTGGGTACAAGACCACAATTGGCTCCTTTCTTCATCTTAGTTTGGGAGTGGGTACAAGACCACAATTGGCTCCTTTCTTCATCTTAGTTCCAATCGATGAGTGGGTACAAGACCACAATTGGCTCCTTCATCTTAGTTCAATCTCATCTTAAGTTCCAGTTGATCAGTGTGTACAAGATTAGACACGGAAACACACATTTTCAATTTATACAGACACGAAAACATACACCTTTTTCAATCACTCCTTTCAATTTATACAGAAACACACATTTTCAATTTATACAGACACGAAAACATACACCTTTTTCAATCACTCCTTTCAATTTATACAGAGACAAAAACATAcacctttttcaatttatcaTGGGCGGAAACACACACCTTCTCAATTTATACAGACACGAAAACATACACCTTTTTCAATCACTCCTTTTCAATTTATAGACACACAAACATACaccttttctaatttattatgGGTGAGACCTTCTAATCTTTACATAATACTTATAGTAAAACACACTCACCCATTGAATTCAAACACCTGTTCGAATACATGTATTAAAACACCCTTCAACCCATATTAAAACGCCCTCAAACACCTCTTGTTCAATTAACATGGTCAAATCAAAATTGTAATAACGTTCAAATTATTCGGTATTTTGTGTGTTCTAGCCATACTAGTCGTCAACGTTACCTGTAGTGATGCAACACAGTCCTCCCTGGACTAAACGCAACCCGGTAATGAATAAGAACATTTTGAAATCGATAAGTGTTTCAAGAGAAGCAGAGCAGAGCTTATAACACACATTGAAAAATTGTATCACCGGAAGATGATGAAAAGAAtaatattatgtttttttctctAAACAATCAATTGGCACTAAATTCTAATTCAATATAGTCCAACAATCTAATCATCCACAGAAAACAATATTCTTTGAGCATGAATTAGTACAGGTGAGCCTTGTTTAGTTCTCTCTATAATCTGTTGGATGAGCATCTTACTATCCTGGTcatcatcttcaaattcatcttcatcatctccgTCACTCTCCTGAGTTCTGTTAGGCTCTCTGCTCTTTAAAATTCGCTCCCAAGTGGGCACTTTTTTCAGCTTCCTTGCACTGCCATCCTCCAAGCCCCAGATCAAGCTGCGGTCCACCGAGTAATCTTCATGAACTTGAGGCTTCCCGTTGGTACTTGTGGTGCAAGGGGAGTCCGCAATTCTCATGAATTCCTCATAAGCTTCATCGTAAGCCTCTAGCGCGTCTCCAGCTAGGTTTAGACAGAACGGTTCTACCAAGGAGTTAGTTTCTTGTATATACACTGGACTTTCCTGGTTGGGAGAACCAGAATCACTGTCTGAGCAGGTTCTTTCACACAAGATCTGCTCGGTGGCCATCACTTGCACCTGCGTCTGCATCTCACTCTGGGCAAGTGTTGTCTCAAGTTCCTTGATTCGCTCCTCGAGTCTCTGTTGGATTACCTTGTGGAGACGGAGGCTGAGATCCCTAGGTGAGACAGGATAGTTTGCATCATGTGTGTAATCTGGGGAGCTTTCTCTACTATCCCTGCCATGGGCACTCTCACTGCTGTGGTCAGCAAGATCACAATGGGTTGTATCGATCTTCAGTTCTCCCTGGACAATATCTCCAATGAGATCCTGTTCAACCTAGAAAAGTGATTATCTATTCAGTAGACTTGTAGAAGGTGGCCACATTCAGATGTAATGCATAATGTTTCAGTATAACTGTTACCTCACTGAAGTCAAATGTTTGTTCTTTCAAGCAGTTTGAAGTTATATTTAATTCCAATCTCGCAAGCTCAGCTTCAAGCTCTTCTTCGATTTTGCTCATGGGCTCTGAATCAGTTACATGAGCTTTGCTCTCATCATCTAGCATTAACAAACAATACAATTCTTTTCAGTTTGTGTATGTAAAAGAAAGTTCTTTGTTTTGGTAGTTGATACTTTACCATCAATTTTTACAGACATTTCATTAGGCAATTCCTTTACAGTTAAACCCTCTCTCATCTCCAGCTCATCATGCAGATCTTGAATCAAGTTCTCCATTCGTTTCACTGTACCCTTTAATGCATCAAGCTCATTCTTGTTTGATAAAGTGGATGATATAATACCAATACTGACACCAGTAGAGAATATGCGCAGTCGAGCAAGTAAATCTGCAGATCAAATGTATGTATTTAGCATGTAATTCATGCTTAAAAAATGATACTTTAATAGGCTTTACTTGGGTTTGAGAAAGAGGACATCAGAAGAGACAAATGCCCACGAAATCATGTTGACATACAAGGCTCGATGATAAATGGACTGTAATCTCTTCTAAATTATCTCAGCAATTAAGAGCTCTAGTTCTCAGAGTACAAAGTAATGAGCACAGATTAAACAATTTCTTGAAATAATCATCAATACATTTTAAACCACTGAGAACATTGTTAAACATTGGAAACTGACTTGAGAAGAGTAGTGCATAAGTGAAGCACATAATAATTGAACTAATCTCATCACAACGAACAGAAGTTCAACAGAAGAGCCACTGCAAGCATTCCAGTATAGCACTGGGGCATAGATGTCAGTGTTGACCACATCATCAGATGATAGATGTAAGTCTCCTATCCTATTCCTATGTGGTTGAGCCAAGAAACACAGGACAAAGAACTGGGTGTCTGGGTTCTCAGAAAACCAATGAATAACATAGCCAAACTCTAATAGGCATGGTAGCCTAATTTGTATGGTTTCCATTTATTTTAAGAACGATGTAATTGACctcacttgaaaaaaaaaagttttacttCATCAATTGCAACACTTAACCTAATAAAAGTGTTCTGTTGAAAACAAAAATTCAGGAGTTGTGCTTACTGTGACATGTCAGAGCATATGAGGATCAACTCCAAGGAACACTGACCTATTTTGATCCAATGAATTTTATCTAGTATTCTAGGTGACAGAAACATgaggagaaaaaatatttagaatATGGAGTTATGTGTTTATTGTATTGCAATAACTGCAGCATGATGCTGAAATTACCTGTTGATTTTGATGGCTTACTACTCTCGAAAGCAGACAAACCCATCCCTCCATTGTGTGATCCCTGCCTCTCCCTTTTTGATTTCTTCAGCTCAGGTAGAGGAGCAATCCCAATTACACTTTCCACCATTTCTGAGCTGTTTCGACGCCCTTCCTTCTCAAATCCAATATGAAATGGTACAGGCACTGGTTGATAACGTGACTTACTAATGACTCTCCTTCCATCTGTTACGATGAACGGCCTAGCAGAAGCGGGGGAGGGAGCTGGCCCAAACGTGCACTCATCAATTTCAAAATCTGCACTATAAAGTTGAGGAATGTAGGAATTCTCCATCGGCACGAGTGGCCTAATCAAGTGCCTACGCGACCGTCTGCTCCTAAGAGCACCTCGACCTCTCCCAGGTCCAGAACCAAGACCAGGGCTCCTTGGAGAGACCTCAACAGCCGAGCCATCTCGAAAGGAATCCATCAGATTCTTGCCTTCACCAACAACCCTACTACCACTTGCGAGCATCATCTTTTCCTCATTCTTCTGAGAGCCACTCCTCTTAAAGATCCAAGGCTGCAGGCTCAATATGGACCCAGGATCTCTGACATACTCACCGGGGCTAACTGACGCACCGCTAGTAGACGCGACGATTCTGCTAGCCGAAGCACCGAACCGCGAGCGAACCGAGCTTCTCGGAGTATTGCAAGGAACATTCTCCTCGTCGAAACCGAATTCCCCAACAAGCTGCCCAAGAACCATCCTGTGGAATGAGCTTTTCCCTGCCTCAACATTCTTATGATGCTTATTATCCATCGGAAACCTGGCAATGCCTCGCTAATTCCTTGGCAAAAGTAGACGCATCTCCTCACTCCACAGCTTGAACAGCAGGGGGGTGGACCTGACCTAGACGTGGTGGTCAGCTCAGCTCAAACCCCCCAAATTTTTCTCTCTCTGCAAGCACAAGATGTTATTAGTTCTACTTCTTCTACACCACGCACCCATCAAAGAAATCCTGAAGAAGCTAGTAGGGTTTCACTAGAGAGAGAAACGAAACCAATCCAAGCCCGGATTGATTCCCAGtccacgccgcggcggcggcggcggcggcggtggtggaggagggagagaggggataCCTTCGAATTCGATTCGAAGCCGAGATGGAAGGACGGAgtcgcctccgccgcgtccagaccagcctcgccgccggcccgccgccgcgcagggACTACTGCCAAAGGCCGGCGGCTGGCCACCGGGGGAGGCACAGCCacagggaggggagggaggctcacaatgctgccgccggcgcggcgagccggcgacgaggaagcgaggcggcggcggcggcggagaggaatCAGTGGAGAGGAGGCATTTGGGGAGTGAGATTTGGGGGGGTTTGGGTTGGTCCGAAAGAGGCAACAAGAACACcccaaaacagaaaaaaaaacataaaaacatttaatttaGAGTAAATTGTATAGTATTTTGCACTTACACCGGGtttactatatatttttattttacatcaggatatataaaaatagtttttattttgtactccctccgtttcaagttataagacattttgactttgatcaaagttaaactgcttcaagtttgaggcaaatatattaatatttacaataccaaattagtttcattaaatcagtaattgaatatattttcataataaatttgtcttgggttgaaaatatttttattttttctacaaacttagaacagtttgactttgtccaaagtcaaaacgtcttgtaacctgaaacggaggtagcagTAGATTGTGTCATATAACTGAAGGAAATTATTTATAAATCACGAGTGgaccttatgttttttttaaaaaaaaatagaccaTGTTTCACAAAGTTTcattcattttatataaaatttcatGAAATTTTTATAGGTTTAATGATGTATCCCGGTGTTAACTGAAATTTATTTGAAGGCAACCTGGTATAAACTAAAAGTACGTGCTAAACTAGCACCTGGTGTAAAGTGAGACCGGGTGCGCTTTACTCAGTGCaaaatgcaatttactctttattttttctaaaaaagataaACATAATCTAAGTGGATTAAAAGGGGAAATTCGAGCGCATTGTGAGCTGATTTTATTTTACAGCCATTTAGACCACGATTCACGCAGGCCACAATAAAAAGGCCTAGAGGAGGATTGGGTATAACCAATAGGGTATCTGAATTTACTCTGTGTTGGCACATATTTTAGCCATAAAAACTTATAAATTCATGGCTGCTTCAAAAATCGATCTAGTCTGGCAAAATTTGAGAGATCTTGTATTATAATCAACCCAATACTGAAATGATGATAAAATGTGTTATAGTAAATAGCTTTGActttttaaaagtaaaaaaattacaaaagaaAATGCTCCTATTACTAGCGGATTAATTTGATATTCTCCTTTTTAACTTATCGCTTCAAGCGATACCCTTGAAGTTTCCgagttaaaatatatattacaagATATACTCTTAGAGAAGTTTTCAAGAGATGACGTAAAAACATGGATTTGACtggatattattattattattattattattattattattattattattattattattattattattattattattattattattattattattattaaattaattaacaaatcTGGAATTCTATGGTCCAACTCAGAGAGCTCATAGAAATGGTCTTCATTAGTTTAGCAAATTTTGTACATTGATGCTACATAGTAATGGCAGTATATTCACCATGTTTCTAAAAAGAACAATATATTCCCTGTTCCTTTGTCTTcatgttgatttttgtttacaTTACACATTTTGTTGTGATTGTGTTCGTTCCATTTCACGCCATACAAGTTAGTTTATTGGAAATTATCATCTTTCACATCATTTATACATTAAAACAAGagtgccattttttttattccatACACATACTATTACTGAATAATGATTTCAACAAAAACATTGAGAACACGCTTAGCTTAACATTTGGTCAAATCGTATTTTAAACTGCACATAAAAATCGCAGTTTTCcattctataatttttttcaccatAAATAAAGAGCATCCTTCTTTTTCCtgcatttctctctctctctctctctctctctctcaatataGTTTTAAACTCGTTTCTCAATATATGATACTACTGACTTTCCCTCCCTTTGACaatgtcctttttttttacagtatCCAAGAACTGGGCCTGTTTTCTGGGGGACAGAGAAAAGGGATGCTTGGCCTTTACATCATTAGCCAAaggaaaagataatcttcttcAATCCCAGCCGTCAAAATGTATGGATATTGAATTCCATCAACTGATGAAGGCCCACATGTTTCTTAAAGCTAAAATGGTTACTTGAACATTGATTGATAGCCTTTTTCTCCAACCATTATGAAATGAATGTACTTGTATCTAGCAATTTTTCAGTTATACACATAGAAATTCTATACTAGATCGGTGATGTTTTTGGTTAGCACTTTGGCTTTCAATACAAATTTTATGCATCTAATAAGCAATTACATGTGTAAACTCTGTGTGTAAGGCTTGCAAAAACAAGCAAAGAGCTTGGATATCCACAGTACTAAACAAAGCTTGGCTGGGAATGTCTGACAAGAAAATGGGTACATAGGATGTTGATTGATGATGTTTGTATACATGTTGTTTTCCTTGATAAAACATCCTTTGGAAAATGCCAAATAATGTGgccttttttgtttggtttttttttccctttcttggACCTTTTGTGTAGATGGACTTCTCCTTGTCCTCACAAGACAAGATAAGGGTTTGGTTATTTTCTTTGGCCCGCATATAATGTACTGTTTGCGCCACACAGTATGATAGACAGCAATATCGGGTTCCAACGAAAAATTGCAAACCATACATTTCGTTGTAATTTTGTCATGGagcttaaaataaaaaaatgcaaGGATGTAGTCCctctatttttatatttttatatatgattgtcggtgacatgggaccgggagtatcatgacttagagacttgaggcagacacgatcacccacgtggcctaaccccctcgggggggtcgggcccgagggtgatacggccgcccttctctttgtctccccgaggggtcggactgctcccgtctcggccccgagggccgaggcgccccgaccccttgtggattttgcgccgcgtgtatgggttaggtgagtgCAGCggtgctcacctaaccgcatttattgcggtttggacgagcgcgtcacgccgcatgaaACGCAGTgaagcgcgctcgtttatccggtctgtgatcagtcacagaccggtcaaatcgtcggttaggtggcgacaggcggtctgacgcacgcctcgccccatcccgtcaggacgagagcctccaagcactcgtccctagccggagccggcgtgttagctcctggagatggcacgttgattccggtcagatatatgccaggcttcatcctaaccattataagcaagacattgtatgaagaggggcgaacatgcagattgataaactgacgcgtggtggacaagaatgaccgatttgtgaccggtctgacactggtcatgtcgtcagcagacagccatgttcccacgtcgcgcctgcttccggcggaagtggaggtaggtgtgggccgtcccatcagaaggtcattcagacagcaaccatacaaatctccgtccatttatgaaaagagaggataagtccccacacaaaaagagagagagggtgcatgtggtatccccttgaggtataaaaggaggaccttgcccacttagaagggggATGATCTTTTCGGATCCCAGAACaatcgggggctggctcgcactttgtagcttcttcatacacagatccaccaaaacacaggagtagggtattacgcttctcagcggcccgaacctgtatacatcgcccgtgtcttgtgtgtttccactctcgcgaaccttcATCTCACACAGACcaggagcttagaacctcacccagggcccccggccgaaccggcaaaggggggcctacgcggtctcccggtgaggagccccacgctccgtcaatgaTGCTGTTTACTTTTGGAAGTGAGATTTGactatttgttttattaaaaaattagtgtaaatgtgaaaaaaagtaatgattaaGGCacctttaatgataaaacaaatcacaacaaaataaatgacacttacctagtttttttaataggacatttttaaataaatgaaAAGGGAAGGAGCCTCCTGTTGGGCAGTGACCCACCACAGCGGAATGTCTCCTTCCGGTTTGAATCCTACTGGTTGGAAATCCCGGGTTTTATGGATGTGGTAAAAAATTCCTGGGAAAGACAGCTACTTGCTTCTAACCCCTTCTCTGTCATGCGGTTGAAATTGCACCATCTTGCACGTGATCTAAAAAGATGGAGCAAATTGCAAGTTGGGGATATCAGACTCCAGTTAGCCATTGCAAATGAAGTGATTTTCCAGTTAGATGTGGCCCAGGAATCAAGATTGCTTTCAACTGATGAGAGATCTCTACTAGCCGACCTGAAAGTC
This genomic window from Oryza sativa Japonica Group chromosome 12, ASM3414082v1 contains:
- the LOC4352611 gene encoding uncharacterized protein isoform X2, which produces MDNKHHKNVEAGKSSFHRMVLGQLVGEFGFDEENVPCNTPRSSVRSRFGASASRIVASTSGASVSPGEYVRDPGSILSLQPWIFKRSGSQKNEEKMMLASGSRVVGEGKNLMDSFRDGSAVEVSPRSPGLGSGPGRGRGALRSRRSRRHLIRPLVPMENSYIPQLYSADFEIDECTFGPAPSPASARPFIVTDGRRVISKSRYQPVPVPFHIGFEKEGRRNSSEMVESVIGIAPLPELKKSKRERQGSHNGGMGLSAFESSKPSKSTDLLARLRIFSTGVSIGIISSTLSNKNELDALKGTVKRMENLIQDLHDELEMREGLTVKELPNEMSVKIDDDESKAHVTDSEPMSKIEEELEAELARLELNITSNCLKEQTFDFSEDLIGDIVQGELKIDTTHCDLADHSSESAHGRDSRESSPDYTHDANYPVSPRDLSLRLHKVIQQRLEERIKELETTLAQSEMQTQVQVMATEQILCERTCSDSDSGSPNQESPVYIQETNSLVEPFCLNLAGDALEAYDEAYEEFMRIADSPCTTSTNGKPQVHEDYSVDRSLIWGLEDGSARKLKKVPTWERILKSREPNRTQESDGDDEDEFEDDDQDSKMLIQQIIERTKQGSPVLIHAQRILFSVDD
- the LOC4352611 gene encoding uncharacterized protein isoform X1 — translated: MDNKHHKNVEAGKSSFHRMVLGQLVGEFGFDEENVPCNTPRSSVRSRFGASASRIVASTSGASVSPGEYVRDPGSILSLQPWIFKRSGSQKNEEKMMLASGSRVVGEGKNLMDSFRDGSAVEVSPRSPGLGSGPGRGRGALRSRRSRRHLIRPLVPMENSYIPQLYSADFEIDECTFGPAPSPASARPFIVTDGRRVISKSRYQPVPVPFHIGFEKEGRRNSSEMVESVIGIAPLPELKKSKRERQGSHNGGMGLSAFESSKPSKSTDLLARLRIFSTGVSIGIISSTLSNKNELDALKGTVKRMENLIQDLHDELEMREGLTVKELPNEMSVKIDDDESKAHVTDSEPMSKIEEELEAELARLELNITSNCLKEQTFDFSEVEQDLIGDIVQGELKIDTTHCDLADHSSESAHGRDSRESSPDYTHDANYPVSPRDLSLRLHKVIQQRLEERIKELETTLAQSEMQTQVQVMATEQILCERTCSDSDSGSPNQESPVYIQETNSLVEPFCLNLAGDALEAYDEAYEEFMRIADSPCTTSTNGKPQVHEDYSVDRSLIWGLEDGSARKLKKVPTWERILKSREPNRTQESDGDDEDEFEDDDQDSKMLIQQIIERTKQGSPVLIHAQRILFSVDD